The genomic interval CTTCTGGATAAGAACTCACATTGAAAACCGTTCCAAGCACTCTCACATTACATTCTTTTGTTTTTACAAAAAATGGTTTGGCTTTGTTATGAGCCACATCAAAAGCAGCTTCACCAGTTAGGTATACTTCACGAATAGATCCATCAAACTGAGTTGGATAAATTAGCGAAGAACCCGAGTTTAACCAAACAGTTGTTCCGTCAGTCAAAACGATTTGTGTTCTTTTTCCGTAAGGAACTCTAACTGTATTAAAAGCCGAAGCGCTATTAGAATTTGTGTTTATAGCTTGTTGGCCTACAGTAACTTTTTCGCCGTTTTTTCCGTAGCTAATTACAGTACTATCTTGCACCGAAATAGTTTTCTGATCTTGCAAAACAAGAGAAATATTCTCTAAATCTAGGTTTGATTCTGTTGATTTAGAATTTTGGGCAAATTGCTCTAATGCTGTTAGAGGTTTGGCGCTTTCTGATGAATTCTGATTCATAAATAAAGCAACTAGCAAAGCGACACTCGCAGCAGCTCCATAGGCAAAAAATCTTTTCTTTTTCTTGCGTCGAGATTCTTTTTGCTGAAGTTCGATCAGTCCAAGATGAATTCGATCCTTTAAGGATTCTTTTTCATCATTCGATATTTTGTTGAAATTAATTTGCAAGGCGATGTTTTTATGGGGTATATAATACTAAGAGAACAACTCTTGTAAAACATATACATAAAAAATAACCTTTTTTTAAAGTTTTTTTCGAAGTTCTTTCAAACATCTGTATATCAGTGTTCTACAAGACTCGATAGAAATGTCTAAAATAGATGCAATTTCTTCATAAGGTTTGTCTTCATTAAATCTGTAGAACAATGCTTTGCGTTGCTTTTCGGTAAGTTCTTGCATTGCAAAAGCCAGTTTAGAATTTAGGGCAGTATTGTTTTCTTCTTCGATTAAAGTGTCTTCAAAAGAAAGTTCTTTTAGTATAACCGAATCATAATCAGAGTTTAAAGAGAATATTTTTTGAGATGCTTTATTCTTTTTGAAAACATTTCTCTGGGTAATTTTAAACAAATACGATTTTACATTTACATTTTCGGCAAGACCGCTTCTGTATTTGTAAATGTCTAAGAAAACATCATGAATCGCGTCTTTAGCAAGAGATTCTTCGTTAGTATATTGTAAAGCGAAAGTAAGTAAAACATCAGCATAGATATCATACAGCTTTTCAAAGGCGGTAATGTCACCTTTTTTTATCTGTTGCCATAAAAAAATATCTGTTGTGGTATTCTCCATTTAAGGAATAAAATTGCTATTGTTTTTTGAAACAAATCTATAACTTTTATCAATAAATGGAATGATTTTTCAATTATTTCGCATGATTTTCAAAGATATGGTCAAAATAATGGCGATAATTTTGTTAAAATTGGTTTTTGAGTTGCTCCGCAAATAGCTCACATTCATAAAACTGAAATAGAAAAATCGATATAGTATTTATTTAACATTAAGTGAATACAAAAAAGCCACTTAATAAAGCGGCTTTTAAATCTGATATTTAATTTTTTTTTATTTCATAGAATGAAGAAATGTTGCTATTTGACCATTTCTAACAATGTAAATATATTTTGCGATACATTATACAAATTTATGTTCACAGAAGTTGTTGGCAAACCTTCAAAAGCTATCGCTCCTAAATAATCGTCTTCTAGATCAAAACTTCTTACTTGCCAGTTTTGAGAGTTTTTTATTAAAGAAAAATCAAGATTATGTTCGCCATCAAGACAAGGAATGTATTTAAAATCTTCGTCGATACCTTTCCCTAAGGCTTTAACAAAGGCTTCTTTTCGTGTCCATAAAGTGTAAAAAGTATTTTTTTTATCATTGGCATTCTCAATTATTTTTGTTTCATTATCACTAAAAACATCAGGCAGCATACTGGTAAAGTTGAAATCTTTGCTCATATATTCAATATCTAATCCAACTTTTTTTCTAGAAACTGCTATTGTTGCAAAGTCTTCTGAGTGAGAAATATTAAAATGAAGCCAAGGATGCGAAGCTAAATACGGTTTTTTATTAAAGTCATAATCAAGATAAATGTTTTTGATGTTTAGTTTGGTATAAGCTGCTAAAATGAGCTTTAGAATCGATCGGTAGATGATAAATCTATCTTTGTCAATTTCTTTATAATATCTTTTAACTCTTTTGAGTTCTATAGAATTTAGAAATTGAGATAAATCAGATTTCATATCCATGAAATTGGGTAAATAAATAGTGTAAATAACAATATCATCACTATCTAAAGAATACCCTTTTTCTGGAATAAAATCAACACCTTTTATCTCTAAAAACGAAATAGAGAGCTTAGAGGTTTTCATGGTTTTCATCTAGTATATCTTGAAGTAGTCTCGCTAAAACTTTGTCATTTGGCGGAGCAACGATGTTGAGGTGATTTCCTGAAATGCTATGAATTGTAACACCACCTAAAGCTGCTTTTTTCCATCCTAAATGCGTCGGATCTAATTTGTAATTTTCATCATCTTTTGATCGGAATAAATCCACTTTAAAATTTTGAGGCTTAAGATGATAGAGGTCAACAATTTTTTTCACCATACGATCGGCTTCAATAAATTGCTGCAATGCTAATTCTTCTTGTTCCGTCATTTCGA from Flavobacterium sp. YJ01 carries:
- a CDS encoding FecR domain-containing protein, with the translated sequence MQINFNKISNDEKESLKDRIHLGLIELQQKESRRKKKKRFFAYGAAASVALLVALFMNQNSSESAKPLTALEQFAQNSKSTESNLDLENISLVLQDQKTISVQDSTVISYGKNGEKVTVGQQAINTNSNSASAFNTVRVPYGKRTQIVLTDGTTVWLNSGSSLIYPTQFDGSIREVYLTGEAAFDVAHNKAKPFFVKTKECNVRVLGTVFNVSSYPEDETVQTALLQGKVRITYNKKGFLNNQELQEDLTPGMIATINKDKKQLKVEHKDVASILSWREGYFTFKSQSLNTILNKLSKYYKIEFIKGADLNLDANYSGSFALNENLNSLANTLSSITNNSCTVNANQRTITIK
- a CDS encoding sigma-70 family RNA polymerase sigma factor, encoding MENTTTDIFLWQQIKKGDITAFEKLYDIYADVLLTFALQYTNEESLAKDAIHDVFLDIYKYRSGLAENVNVKSYLFKITQRNVFKKNKASQKIFSLNSDYDSVILKELSFEDTLIEEENNTALNSKLAFAMQELTEKQRKALFYRFNEDKPYEEIASILDISIESCRTLIYRCLKELRKKL
- a CDS encoding 4'-phosphopantetheinyl transferase superfamily protein, which gives rise to MKTSKLSISFLEIKGVDFIPEKGYSLDSDDIVIYTIYLPNFMDMKSDLSQFLNSIELKRVKRYYKEIDKDRFIIYRSILKLILAAYTKLNIKNIYLDYDFNKKPYLASHPWLHFNISHSEDFATIAVSRKKVGLDIEYMSKDFNFTSMLPDVFSDNETKIIENANDKKNTFYTLWTRKEAFVKALGKGIDEDFKYIPCLDGEHNLDFSLIKNSQNWQVRSFDLEDDYLGAIAFEGLPTTSVNINLYNVSQNIFTLLEMVK